In Neisseria brasiliensis, the following proteins share a genomic window:
- the mfd gene encoding transcription-repair coupling factor: MTYPIPKPQEKTRWLNLSQGSLPLALARHLPHKQLKVVLIQDAEQALRLQTAWQFFRPHDTAVFLPDWETLPYERFSPHHDLVSERLAALWQIKSGAADVLFVPVATAMQKLSPVSFLAGRTFWLKTGQSLDLDALKGNLIEAGYSHVSNVVATGEFAVRGGIVDLFPMGSDMPYRLDLFDDEIDSIKTFDPDTQRTVAPVSEIRLLPAHEFPTDDDAQKIFRSRFRDEIDADYHAAAVYKAVSNGHFGAGVEYYLPLFFENELDTLFDYVGNDALFVCLGDVHAEAARFQSDVKSRYQMAQGDETYPPLLPQHLYLTSDQFAGRLKAYAQVWPDVFSHDQNLPDVAVNRQAEQPLQALLDFQTAFDGRILLCAESLGRRETMTGFMQQNCIKAKAVSDWQGFLSAHEPLMITVAPLAYGFQLPEQNIAVITESDLYQYVAKSRKTNRRKKHADVSDGLLRDLAEINLGDPVVHEEHGIGRYMGLVTMDLGGETAEMMLLEYAGEAQLYVPVSQLHLISRYSGHAHDNVQLHKLGTAAWNKAKRKAAEKARDTAAELLNLYAQRAAQEGHKFDINELDYQAFADGFGYEETEDQAAAIAAVIKDLTQGKPMDRLVCGDVGFGKTEVALRAAFVAVMGGKQVAVLAPTTLLVEQHAQNFADRFADFPVKVASLSRFNNSKTTKAALEGMADGTVDIVIGTHKLVQDDIHFKNLGLVIIDEEHRFGVRQKEQLKRLRANVDILTMTATPIPRTLSMALEGLRDFSLITTAPSRRLAVKTFVKPFSEGSVREAVLRELKRGGQVFFLHNEVDTIENMRERLEVLLPEARIGVAHGQLRERELEQVMRDFLQQRFNVLLCSTIIETGIDIPNANTIIINRADKFGLAQLHQLRGRVGRSHHQAYAYLLTPEYITKDAEKRLDAIAAADELGAGFTLAMQDLEIRGAGEILGEGQSGEMMQVGFTLYTEMLKQAVRDLKKGRQPDLDAPLGVTTEIKLHSPALLPDDYCPDIHERLVLYKRLATAETREQINAIHEELVDRFGLTEPAVKTLIESHHLRLQAKEMGIAGIDATNEAMIITFGKNNRIDPTEIIMLIQTNKKYRLAGADKLRYSAEMENIDVRINTVKDVLKTLKEKVLVAE; encoded by the coding sequence ATGACTTATCCGATTCCCAAACCTCAAGAAAAAACCCGTTGGCTCAATCTCTCGCAAGGCTCATTGCCGTTGGCTTTGGCACGCCATTTGCCACACAAGCAGCTTAAAGTGGTCTTGATCCAAGATGCCGAGCAAGCCTTGCGCCTTCAGACGGCGTGGCAGTTTTTCCGGCCACACGATACGGCGGTTTTCCTGCCCGATTGGGAAACGCTGCCCTACGAGCGTTTTTCGCCGCATCACGATTTGGTGTCGGAACGCTTAGCGGCTTTATGGCAGATTAAAAGCGGCGCGGCGGATGTGCTATTTGTGCCGGTGGCAACGGCGATGCAGAAATTATCGCCGGTGTCCTTCTTGGCCGGACGCACGTTTTGGCTGAAGACCGGCCAATCTTTGGATTTAGACGCGCTCAAAGGTAATTTGATTGAAGCCGGTTACAGCCATGTATCGAATGTGGTGGCCACGGGTGAATTTGCCGTGCGCGGCGGCATTGTCGATTTGTTCCCAATGGGCAGCGACATGCCCTACCGCTTGGATTTGTTTGACGACGAAATCGACAGCATCAAAACCTTTGATCCCGACACCCAGCGCACCGTCGCGCCGGTCAGCGAAATCCGCCTTCTGCCCGCGCACGAATTCCCTACCGACGACGATGCGCAAAAAATCTTCCGCAGCCGTTTCCGCGATGAAATCGATGCCGACTATCACGCAGCGGCGGTGTATAAAGCGGTGAGCAACGGCCATTTCGGCGCAGGCGTGGAATATTATCTGCCGCTGTTTTTTGAAAACGAGTTGGATACGCTGTTTGACTATGTCGGCAATGATGCACTGTTTGTCTGCTTGGGCGATGTGCATGCCGAAGCCGCGCGTTTTCAAAGCGATGTCAAATCACGCTACCAAATGGCACAAGGCGATGAGACTTACCCGCCTTTGCTTCCACAGCATTTGTATCTCACCTCCGACCAATTCGCAGGCCGTCTGAAAGCATATGCCCAAGTGTGGCCGGATGTGTTCAGTCACGACCAAAACCTGCCCGATGTTGCGGTCAACCGCCAAGCAGAACAACCTCTTCAAGCCCTGCTCGATTTTCAGACGGCTTTTGACGGGCGTATTTTGTTATGCGCCGAAAGTCTCGGCCGCCGCGAAACCATGACCGGCTTTATGCAGCAAAACTGTATCAAAGCCAAAGCCGTGAGCGATTGGCAAGGCTTTTTATCGGCACACGAGCCTTTAATGATTACCGTGGCACCGCTGGCTTACGGTTTCCAGTTGCCCGAGCAAAACATCGCCGTAATTACCGAATCGGATTTGTATCAATACGTCGCCAAATCCCGCAAAACCAACCGCCGCAAAAAACACGCCGATGTTTCAGACGGCCTGTTGCGCGATTTGGCCGAAATCAACCTTGGCGATCCGGTGGTGCACGAAGAACACGGCATCGGCCGCTATATGGGTTTGGTTACCATGGATTTGGGCGGCGAAACCGCCGAAATGATGCTGCTCGAATACGCGGGCGAAGCGCAATTGTATGTGCCGGTGTCGCAGTTGCACCTCATCAGCCGCTATTCCGGCCACGCGCACGATAATGTGCAATTACACAAACTCGGCACCGCAGCATGGAACAAAGCCAAACGCAAAGCCGCCGAAAAAGCGCGTGACACCGCTGCCGAATTGCTCAACCTCTACGCCCAACGCGCCGCACAGGAAGGCCATAAATTCGACATCAACGAATTGGATTACCAAGCCTTTGCTGATGGTTTCGGCTATGAAGAAACCGAAGACCAAGCCGCCGCCATTGCTGCAGTGATTAAGGATTTGACCCAAGGCAAGCCGATGGACAGATTGGTGTGCGGCGATGTCGGTTTCGGCAAAACTGAAGTGGCTTTACGTGCCGCATTTGTGGCGGTGATGGGCGGCAAACAAGTGGCCGTGTTGGCACCGACCACGCTTTTGGTCGAACAACACGCGCAAAATTTTGCCGACCGCTTCGCCGATTTTCCGGTTAAAGTGGCATCTTTATCGCGCTTCAACAACAGCAAAACCACCAAGGCCGCCTTGGAAGGCATGGCCGACGGCACGGTCGATATCGTGATTGGCACGCATAAACTGGTGCAGGATGACATCCACTTTAAAAATCTCGGCTTGGTGATTATCGATGAAGAACACCGCTTCGGCGTGCGCCAAAAAGAGCAGCTCAAACGCCTGCGCGCGAATGTCGACATCCTCACCATGACCGCCACCCCGATTCCGCGCACCTTAAGCATGGCATTGGAAGGCTTGCGCGATTTTTCGTTAATTACCACCGCACCGAGCCGCCGCTTGGCCGTCAAAACCTTTGTCAAACCGTTCAGCGAAGGCAGCGTGCGCGAAGCCGTGTTGCGCGAATTGAAACGCGGCGGTCAGGTGTTTTTCCTGCACAACGAAGTCGATACCATCGAAAACATGCGCGAACGCTTGGAAGTCCTGTTGCCCGAAGCCCGTATCGGCGTGGCACACGGCCAATTGCGTGAACGCGAGTTGGAACAAGTGATGCGCGACTTTTTACAGCAAAGGTTTAACGTGTTGCTCTGCTCGACCATTATCGAAACCGGCATCGACATCCCCAACGCCAACACCATCATCATCAACCGCGCCGATAAATTCGGCTTGGCGCAACTGCACCAACTGCGCGGACGCGTCGGCCGCAGCCACCACCAAGCCTACGCCTACCTGCTCACCCCCGAATACATCACCAAAGATGCCGAAAAACGCTTGGATGCGATTGCCGCCGCCGATGAATTGGGTGCCGGTTTCACCCTCGCCATGCAGGATTTGGAAATCCGCGGCGCAGGCGAAATCTTGGGTGAAGGCCAAAGCGGCGAGATGATGCAGGTCGGCTTCACGCTGTATACCGAGATGCTCAAGCAAGCCGTGCGCGATTTGAAAAAAGGCCGCCAGCCTGATTTGGATGCGCCGCTGGGTGTGACTACCGAAATCAAGCTGCACAGCCCTGCGCTGCTGCCCGATGATTACTGCCCCGACATTCACGAACGCTTGGTGCTCTACAAACGCTTGGCCACCGCCGAAACGCGCGAACAAATCAACGCCATTCACGAAGAATTGGTCGACCGCTTCGGCCTGACCGAACCTGCCGTGAAAACCTTGATTGAAAGCCACCATTTGCGTTTGCAAGCCAAAGAAATGGGTATTGCCGGCATCGATGCCACCAATGAAGCGATGATCATCACGTTCGGTAAAAACAACCGCATCGACCCGACCGAAATCATCATGCTGATTCAAACCAACAAAAAATACCGCTTGGCCGGTGCCGACAAGTTGCGGTATAGCGCGGAAATGGAAAATATCGATGTGCGGATTAACACGGTGAAGGACGTGTTGAAGACTTTGAAAGAAAAAGTATTGGTGGCTGAATAA